From the Thermococcus guaymasensis DSM 11113 genome, one window contains:
- a CDS encoding ATP synthase subunit A produces the protein MGRIIRVTGPLVVADDMKGSKMYEVVRVGEMGLIGEIIRLEGNKAVIQVYEETAGVRPGEPVKGTGASLTVELGPGLLTSIYDGIQRPLEILREKSGDFIARGLTAPALPRDKKWHFTPKVKVGDKVVGGDVLGVVPETSIIEHKILVPPWVEGEIVEIVEEGDYTVEEVIAKVRKPDGSIEELKMYHKWPVRAKRPYKNKLPPEVPLITGQRTIDTFFSIAKGGTAAIPGPFGSGKTVTQHQLAKWSDANVVVYIGCGERGNEMTDVLEEFPKLKDPKTGKPLMERTVLIANTSNMPVAAREASIYTGITIAEYFRDQGYDVALMADSTSRWAEALREISGRLEEMPGEEGYPAYLASRIADFYERAGHVLTLGSEPRVGSVSVIGAVSPPGGDLSDPVVQNTLRVVKVFWALDADLARRRHFPAINWLRSYSLYLDAVQNWWQENVDPEWRKMRDTAMALLQKEAELQEIVRIVGPDALPDREKAILLVTRMLREDYLQQDAFDEVDTYCPPKKQVTMMRVILNFYDKTMEAVDRGVPVDEIAKLPVREKIGRMKFEPDIEKIRALIDETNAQFEELFKKYGV, from the coding sequence ATGGGAAGGATAATTCGTGTTACGGGACCACTCGTCGTTGCGGACGACATGAAAGGAAGCAAGATGTATGAGGTCGTTCGCGTCGGTGAGATGGGCCTCATAGGAGAAATAATTCGTCTCGAAGGTAACAAGGCTGTCATTCAGGTCTACGAGGAAACTGCCGGCGTAAGGCCGGGTGAGCCTGTTAAGGGAACGGGTGCTTCCTTAACCGTCGAGCTCGGTCCGGGACTACTGACATCAATCTACGATGGTATTCAGAGGCCCCTTGAGATTCTCAGAGAGAAGAGCGGTGACTTCATAGCGAGGGGTCTTACCGCCCCTGCCCTTCCGAGGGACAAGAAGTGGCACTTCACGCCAAAGGTTAAGGTTGGCGACAAGGTAGTTGGTGGAGACGTCCTCGGTGTCGTCCCTGAAACCAGCATCATCGAGCACAAAATCCTCGTTCCGCCCTGGGTTGAGGGTGAGATAGTCGAGATAGTCGAGGAGGGCGACTACACCGTCGAAGAAGTCATAGCCAAGGTCAGGAAACCCGACGGAAGCATAGAGGAGCTCAAGATGTACCACAAGTGGCCCGTCCGTGCCAAGAGGCCCTATAAGAACAAGCTCCCGCCAGAAGTTCCGCTCATCACGGGACAGAGAACGATAGACACCTTCTTCTCGATAGCCAAGGGTGGAACCGCGGCAATCCCTGGACCCTTCGGCTCGGGGAAGACCGTCACCCAGCACCAGCTCGCCAAGTGGAGCGACGCCAACGTCGTCGTCTACATAGGTTGCGGTGAGCGCGGAAACGAGATGACAGATGTGCTTGAGGAGTTCCCCAAGCTCAAGGACCCGAAGACCGGAAAGCCGCTCATGGAGAGAACGGTTTTGATAGCCAACACCTCCAACATGCCGGTCGCCGCGCGTGAGGCTTCGATCTACACGGGAATCACCATCGCCGAGTACTTCCGCGACCAGGGCTACGACGTCGCTCTCATGGCCGACTCAACGAGCAGGTGGGCCGAGGCGCTCCGTGAGATTTCGGGCCGTCTGGAAGAGATGCCAGGTGAGGAAGGTTACCCCGCCTACCTTGCGAGCAGGATAGCGGACTTCTACGAGCGTGCTGGTCACGTCCTCACTCTCGGAAGCGAGCCGAGGGTCGGTAGCGTCTCCGTCATCGGTGCCGTTTCACCGCCCGGCGGTGACCTCAGCGATCCTGTCGTCCAGAACACCCTGCGTGTCGTCAAGGTCTTCTGGGCCCTCGACGCCGACCTCGCGAGGAGGAGGCACTTCCCTGCCATCAACTGGCTGAGGAGCTACTCGCTTTACCTCGATGCCGTCCAGAACTGGTGGCAGGAGAACGTTGACCCAGAGTGGAGGAAGATGCGCGACACTGCTATGGCCCTCCTCCAGAAGGAGGCTGAGCTACAGGAGATTGTCAGAATCGTTGGTCCTGACGCGCTACCGGACAGGGAGAAGGCGATACTCTTAGTTACCAGGATGCTCCGTGAGGACTACCTCCAGCAGGATGCTTTCGACGAGGTCGACACCTACTGCCCGCCGAAGAAGCAGGTTACGATGATGCGCGTAATCCTCAACTTCTACGACAAGACGATGGAGGCCGTTGACAGGGGCGTTCCGGTTGACGAGATAGCCAAGCTCCCGGTCAGGGAGAAGATTGGACGTATGAAGTTCGAGCCCGACATTGAAAAGATTAGGGCGCTCATAGACGAAACCAACGCCCAGTTTGAGGAGCTCTTCAAGAAGTACGGGGTGTGA
- a CDS encoding ATP synthase subunit B: MPGMEYSTVSKIYGPLMIVEGVKGVAYGEVVEIETESGEKRKGQVLEARENLAIVQVFEGTRDLDVKTTSVRFTGETLKVPVSMDMLGRVFNGIGKPIDGGPEIIPEDRRDVHGAPLNPVARAYPRDFIQTGISAIDGMNTLVRGQKLPIFSGSGLPHNMLAAQIARQAKVLGEEEQFAVVFAAMGITYEEANFFKKSFEEAGAIERTVLFLNLADDPAIERIITPRMALTVAEYLAFDYDMQVLVILTDMTNYAEALREISAAREEVPGRRGYPGYMYTDLATIYERAGRVRGKKGSITQMPILTMPDDDITHPIPDLTGYITEGQIVLSRELHRKGIYPPIDVLPSLSRLMKDGIGKGRTREDHPQLAQQLYAAYAEGRSLRDLVAVVGEEALSETDRKYLKFADRFEKEFVAQRYDEDRSIFETLDLGWELLAELPESELKRVRKEYILKYHPKYRKRGS; the protein is encoded by the coding sequence ATGCCGGGAATGGAGTACTCCACCGTTAGCAAGATTTACGGCCCGCTGATGATCGTTGAGGGCGTTAAAGGCGTAGCTTACGGTGAGGTCGTCGAGATAGAGACCGAGAGTGGGGAGAAAAGGAAGGGACAGGTCCTTGAGGCCAGGGAGAACCTAGCGATAGTCCAGGTCTTCGAGGGAACGCGCGATTTGGACGTCAAAACAACGAGCGTCCGCTTTACCGGCGAAACCCTCAAGGTTCCCGTTTCAATGGACATGCTTGGAAGGGTCTTCAACGGTATCGGTAAGCCCATCGACGGCGGGCCGGAAATCATCCCCGAGGACAGGCGCGACGTCCACGGTGCCCCGCTCAATCCAGTCGCCCGTGCCTACCCGAGGGACTTCATCCAGACAGGTATCTCCGCTATAGACGGTATGAACACCCTCGTTAGGGGTCAGAAGCTACCAATCTTCAGCGGTTCAGGTCTGCCACACAACATGCTCGCGGCCCAGATAGCCAGGCAGGCAAAGGTTCTCGGTGAGGAGGAGCAGTTCGCCGTTGTCTTTGCTGCCATGGGTATCACCTACGAGGAGGCCAACTTCTTCAAGAAGAGCTTCGAGGAGGCCGGAGCAATAGAAAGGACGGTTCTATTCCTGAACCTCGCCGACGACCCGGCCATTGAGCGCATCATCACCCCGCGTATGGCCCTTACCGTCGCTGAGTACCTTGCCTTCGACTACGATATGCAGGTTCTGGTTATCCTCACCGACATGACCAACTACGCGGAAGCTCTGCGTGAGATTTCCGCTGCCAGGGAAGAGGTTCCCGGAAGGCGCGGTTATCCGGGTTACATGTACACCGACCTCGCCACAATCTACGAGCGTGCTGGAAGGGTCAGGGGCAAGAAAGGCTCGATAACGCAGATGCCAATCCTCACGATGCCCGACGACGACATCACCCACCCGATTCCCGACCTGACCGGTTACATCACCGAGGGCCAGATAGTCCTCAGCAGGGAACTCCACAGGAAGGGCATCTATCCACCAATCGATGTCCTTCCGTCACTCAGCCGTCTGATGAAGGACGGTATCGGTAAGGGAAGAACGAGGGAAGACCACCCGCAGCTGGCCCAGCAGCTCTACGCCGCCTACGCCGAGGGACGCTCCCTTAGGGACCTCGTGGCAGTCGTCGGTGAAGAAGCTTTAAGCGAGACCGACAGGAAGTACCTCAAGTTCGCGGACAGGTTTGAGAAAGAATTCGTTGCCCAGCGCTACGACGAGGACAGGAGCATCTTCGAGACCCTCGACCTCGGCTGGGAGCTCCTCGCCGAGCTTCCGGAGAGCGAGCTCAAGCGTGTCAGGAAGGAGTACATCCTCAAGTACCACCCCAAGTACAGGAAGAGGGGCTCTTAA
- a CDS encoding V-type ATP synthase subunit D, giving the protein MAELLNVKPTRMELLNLKRRISLAKKGHKLLKDKQDALVMEFFTIYDEALQLRRELNEKMAIAFETLTRAQVEAGTLPLREAALAVKPNKEIEMKKRNVMGVSVPLIEAESFKRNASERGYAFVSTSPFVDIAAEKFEEVLDLAVRLAEVEETLKRLAKEIEVTKRRVNALEYIIIPRMEATVKFIKQRLDEMERENFFRLKRVKALIEARAQAE; this is encoded by the coding sequence ATGGCAGAGCTGCTCAACGTGAAGCCGACGCGAATGGAGCTCCTCAACCTCAAGAGGCGCATTAGCCTCGCCAAGAAGGGCCACAAGCTCCTCAAGGACAAGCAGGACGCCTTGGTCATGGAGTTCTTTACGATCTACGACGAAGCGCTCCAGCTCAGGCGGGAGCTGAATGAGAAAATGGCAATAGCCTTTGAGACTCTAACACGGGCTCAGGTTGAGGCCGGAACTCTGCCCCTTAGGGAAGCCGCACTCGCGGTGAAACCCAACAAGGAAATAGAGATGAAGAAAAGGAACGTCATGGGAGTTTCGGTTCCGCTGATCGAGGCCGAGAGCTTCAAAAGGAATGCCAGCGAGCGCGGTTACGCCTTCGTTTCGACGAGTCCATTCGTTGATATCGCAGCGGAGAAGTTCGAGGAGGTTCTTGATCTAGCTGTCCGCCTCGCCGAGGTCGAGGAGACCCTCAAGAGGCTCGCGAAGGAGATAGAGGTCACCAAGAGGCGTGTCAACGCGCTCGAGTACATCATAATCCCGCGCATGGAGGCGACGGTTAAGTTCATCAAGCAGAGGCTCGACGAGATGGAGCGCGAGAACTTCTTCAGGCTCAAGAGGGTTAAGGCGTTAATCGAGGCAAGAGCCCAGGCCGAATGA
- a CDS encoding alanyl-tRNA editing protein encodes MTEKLFYADPYLRETDAGVLEVEVGKDGKRIKLLLDRTIFYPEGGGQPSDRGLIKGDGFRVLVENVSGKDEIWHEGKLEGRIPQKGEEVRLILDWEWRYENMKAHTGQHVLSAVIKGLIGADTTGFQIFPDYSKIEIDYPGELTWELINEIERKTNKVIWGDVEVEVEVYEELPEDLSARLRKAVSEKIKPPIRIVRIGTVDVTPCGGTHVKSTREVGIVKVLNFYRKSRKLWRIEFAAGNRALRALNEFLEDYWEALDEMPNKNRPLVERVKELKTEIEKLEEEKDGLRRELWRWKAKALLENAEEIKGIKVVSYIEDADMKEAQAFVVYLVDKNSGTIALVAGRNYLIFAKNRDVEGIAMNELLKKVLAESGGGGGGSEVLARGGGFKLPPEEVLRKAQEILRASLQ; translated from the coding sequence ATGACCGAGAAGCTCTTTTATGCTGACCCGTACCTTCGGGAGACGGATGCGGGAGTGCTGGAGGTTGAGGTAGGGAAAGACGGCAAAAGGATAAAACTCCTCCTCGACAGGACGATTTTCTACCCTGAGGGAGGCGGACAGCCCTCGGACAGGGGTTTAATCAAGGGGGACGGATTTCGGGTTCTTGTGGAGAACGTCTCTGGAAAAGATGAGATATGGCATGAGGGGAAGCTTGAGGGTAGGATCCCCCAGAAAGGCGAGGAAGTAAGATTGATCCTCGACTGGGAGTGGCGCTATGAGAACATGAAGGCCCACACCGGCCAGCACGTCCTTTCTGCTGTCATAAAGGGCCTCATTGGCGCCGACACGACTGGCTTTCAAATATTCCCCGACTACAGCAAGATCGAGATAGACTACCCGGGAGAACTGACCTGGGAATTAATCAACGAGATCGAGAGGAAGACCAACAAGGTCATCTGGGGAGACGTCGAGGTTGAAGTCGAAGTTTATGAAGAGCTTCCGGAAGATCTCTCGGCAAGGCTAAGGAAGGCAGTCTCGGAGAAGATAAAGCCTCCAATAAGGATAGTTAGGATTGGAACCGTTGACGTAACACCCTGTGGGGGTACCCACGTGAAGAGCACGCGTGAGGTGGGCATCGTTAAAGTCCTTAACTTCTATCGCAAGAGCCGGAAACTCTGGAGGATAGAGTTTGCGGCCGGCAACAGGGCTTTGAGGGCACTCAACGAGTTCCTTGAGGATTACTGGGAGGCTTTGGACGAAATGCCAAACAAAAACAGGCCCCTCGTCGAGCGTGTTAAGGAACTTAAGACTGAGATTGAGAAGCTTGAAGAGGAGAAGGATGGCCTCAGGAGAGAGCTCTGGCGCTGGAAGGCCAAGGCCCTGTTGGAGAACGCAGAAGAAATCAAGGGGATAAAGGTCGTTTCCTATATTGAGGATGCTGATATGAAGGAGGCCCAGGCCTTTGTTGTCTATCTCGTCGATAAGAACTCCGGGACGATAGCCCTTGTTGCAGGGAGGAACTACTTGATTTTTGCAAAGAACCGGGATGTAGAAGGCATAGCTATGAATGAACTCCTCAAGAAAGTCCTTGCCGAGTCCGGTGGGGGTGGCGGCGGAAGTGAAGTGCTCGCGAGGGGAGGAGGGTTCAAGCTTCCGCCGGAGGAAGTTTTGAGGAAGGCCCAGGAGATTCTGAGGGCTTCCCTGCAGTGA
- a CDS encoding Dph6-related ATP pyrophosphatase — protein sequence MLKCSLCVHDERTAKIDIINGEPICRECQVYLRHPIDREKVRKELDELMRDVNRAVVAYSGGKDSVVALYLAKEVYKVPELEAVMIDHGLMAEEAIENAKRIAEALGVPFKVLRYDYSDIFREALLKGESPCRRCSKRTMEKLRKYALKNGYRYIITGHELPFGHHPYRLMSRGVIQIRLLSLMTEEERFEILKELPFEFPELPGYTTNCLVLGPALERYWEKHGHSFEHRRIAALVRYGLMDREKAERKVTKPHVPDEQRKLVYSKLGLDMSALD from the coding sequence ATGCTCAAGTGCTCACTCTGCGTCCACGATGAAAGGACAGCCAAAATAGACATCATCAACGGGGAGCCAATATGCAGGGAGTGTCAGGTCTATCTCAGGCACCCGATAGACAGAGAGAAAGTCAGAAAAGAGCTCGACGAGCTTATGAGAGACGTTAATAGAGCCGTAGTTGCTTACTCAGGCGGCAAGGATAGCGTCGTTGCACTGTACCTCGCAAAGGAAGTCTACAAGGTGCCGGAGCTTGAAGCAGTCATGATAGACCACGGGCTCATGGCAGAAGAGGCGATAGAAAACGCCAAGAGAATCGCCGAGGCGCTGGGAGTTCCGTTCAAGGTTCTTCGCTATGACTACTCGGACATCTTTAGAGAGGCCCTGCTAAAGGGTGAATCCCCCTGCAGGCGCTGTTCCAAGAGGACGATGGAAAAGCTCAGGAAGTATGCCCTCAAAAACGGCTACCGCTACATCATCACCGGCCACGAGCTGCCGTTCGGCCACCACCCCTACCGGCTCATGAGCAGGGGTGTTATTCAGATACGTTTGCTCTCCCTTATGACCGAAGAGGAGCGCTTTGAAATACTGAAAGAGCTCCCCTTCGAGTTCCCAGAGCTGCCGGGTTACACGACCAACTGCCTCGTCCTCGGCCCGGCGTTGGAGCGCTACTGGGAAAAGCACGGCCATTCCTTTGAGCACAGGAGGATAGCGGCCCTCGTCCGCTATGGACTCATGGACAGAGAGAAAGCGGAAAGGAAAGTGACAAAACCCCACGTGCCTGATGAACAGAGAAAGCTCGTTTACTCCAAGCTTGGACTCGATATGTCCGCATTGGACTAA
- a CDS encoding ABC transporter permease subunit, whose amino-acid sequence MLGKVAQNIALLVVVLLVTGIAIQLADDKVLSARGGYTQEKSITDMIKGVKHYVEFSVGLFDKDKNGTIVEIEYNGTTYQYYYPPPREIFIEWLKITPEKCIAITISILLLSMAIIFPLGLYWGLKAGHKGGIPDRILLLLAPVFSGFPGWFWGLMFLWILWWRFDIGTISYINHIQKAEAHGSVGLVDHLVGLLIPVLALTFANITIYAFNVRNLVKQEAHEGYFLVDVLKGLPDRKIRRKLLRTVFPAFLTFTSYNFLNLMINEMAIEKLFDVPGIGYVLSRSVGKYFVRTAEGTWTQQFYFFGEGIFFVALVMTILYFINSTVMEALYLRLDPRREVHEEA is encoded by the coding sequence TTGCTAGGTAAGGTAGCCCAAAACATTGCACTACTTGTTGTTGTACTTTTGGTCACGGGCATTGCTATCCAGCTCGCGGATGATAAAGTCCTAAGTGCGCGCGGGGGCTATACACAGGAGAAGAGCATAACAGATATGATTAAAGGGGTAAAACACTACGTAGAGTTTTCAGTAGGGCTTTTTGATAAGGACAAAAACGGAACGATTGTTGAAATTGAGTACAATGGTACAACATACCAGTACTATTATCCTCCCCCACGAGAGATATTCATTGAGTGGTTAAAAATAACCCCCGAAAAGTGCATTGCAATAACTATCTCAATTTTACTCCTCAGCATGGCTATCATCTTCCCCCTAGGCCTTTACTGGGGGCTAAAAGCCGGGCACAAGGGTGGAATCCCTGACAGGATTCTCCTCCTGCTTGCCCCCGTCTTTTCAGGATTTCCAGGATGGTTCTGGGGCCTCATGTTTCTGTGGATTCTGTGGTGGCGGTTTGACATAGGCACGATTAGTTACATCAATCACATTCAGAAAGCGGAGGCACACGGTTCGGTAGGGCTCGTTGATCACCTCGTAGGCCTGTTAATCCCAGTACTGGCCCTGACCTTTGCAAACATCACAATATATGCTTTCAACGTCAGGAACCTCGTAAAACAGGAGGCTCACGAAGGGTATTTTCTGGTGGATGTACTCAAAGGTCTTCCCGACAGAAAGATCCGCAGGAAGCTCCTTAGAACGGTCTTCCCCGCGTTCTTAACTTTTACCAGCTACAACTTCCTCAACCTTATGATAAACGAGATGGCCATCGAGAAGCTCTTTGATGTCCCAGGGATAGGGTACGTCCTGAGCAGATCCGTGGGCAAGTACTTTGTACGGACAGCGGAGGGAACATGGACGCAGCAATTTTATTTCTTTGGGGAGGGCATCTTCTTCGTTGCCCTAGTCATGACGATCCTCTACTTCATAAATTCCACTGTAATGGAGGCCCTTTATCTCCGCCTTGACCCGAGGAGGGAGGTTCATGAAGAAGCGTAA
- a CDS encoding radical SAM protein yields the protein MGIKMSWEEFARSMGVEPQILENKEARLLKKFVMDLKVPTHCIGCQGLDLSNPNPVHHPSYELTPACNHDCIFCYSNVAVKLGKVPKPGYYGWENPKAITVSQYGEPLLSKRIVKVNRMLRERFPNARLDLQTNGSLLTEELWEKLDFDLVMISLDAATREKHMKITNADTFDAVVNALRIVGADKSIRSVVRTIFMPGINDEDIPKIAELASSLGVDEMMLQPLTIHELNVERLKKAGLDFERAESVRELLKTAMEAKKYIDVRISGCQLAIYRTMDPLTLFGARRVARDVVPLVKRSREGF from the coding sequence ATGGGCATAAAGATGAGCTGGGAGGAGTTCGCAAGAAGCATGGGAGTGGAGCCCCAGATTCTGGAGAACAAGGAGGCGAGGCTCCTCAAGAAGTTTGTCATGGATCTGAAAGTTCCAACCCACTGCATCGGCTGTCAGGGCCTCGATTTGAGCAACCCGAATCCGGTCCACCACCCGAGCTACGAGCTAACCCCCGCGTGCAACCACGACTGCATATTCTGCTACTCCAACGTCGCGGTGAAGCTCGGAAAGGTCCCGAAACCCGGCTACTACGGCTGGGAGAACCCAAAGGCAATCACCGTTTCGCAGTACGGAGAGCCCCTGCTGAGCAAGAGGATAGTCAAGGTAAACAGAATGCTCCGCGAGCGCTTTCCGAACGCGAGGCTCGACCTCCAGACTAACGGCTCGCTCCTCACCGAGGAGCTGTGGGAGAAGCTCGACTTCGACCTCGTGATGATAAGCCTCGATGCGGCGACTCGTGAAAAACACATGAAGATAACCAACGCCGACACCTTTGACGCCGTGGTAAACGCGCTCAGAATAGTCGGCGCCGATAAAAGCATCCGCTCGGTCGTCAGGACGATCTTCATGCCCGGGATAAACGACGAGGACATACCTAAAATAGCCGAGCTTGCATCTTCCCTCGGGGTAGACGAGATGATGCTCCAGCCCCTGACGATTCACGAGCTAAACGTAGAGCGATTGAAGAAAGCTGGCCTCGACTTCGAGAGGGCCGAGAGCGTTAGGGAGCTCCTCAAGACGGCGATGGAAGCGAAGAAGTACATCGACGTCCGCATAAGCGGCTGCCAGTTAGCTATATACCGCACAATGGACCCGCTGACCCTCTTCGGCGCGAGGCGCGTTGCGAGGGACGTCGTCCCGCTTGTCAAGAGGAGCAGAGAGGGGTTTTAA
- the taw3 gene encoding tRNA(Phe) 7-((3-amino-3-carboxypropyl)-4-demethylwyosine(37)-N(4))-methyltransferase Taw3: MFLYTKNFDEQKAKAMEGLRQALEEGKVDEDIITLLEKINALENYFTTSSCSGRISVMEMPHFGDKVNSVWLGKWHREVTVEEVLEAIGRHEKGQLWFLVRSPILHVGARTLDDAVKLLNLAIGLGFKYSNIKSVSHKKLLVEIRSTERMDVPLGADGRLWVSEDYIERIVGIANDQLRRFKGKLKRLEEEAEKIENTHQLL, translated from the coding sequence ATGTTCCTCTACACGAAAAACTTCGACGAGCAGAAGGCGAAGGCGATGGAAGGCCTCAGGCAGGCCTTGGAAGAGGGGAAGGTTGATGAGGACATAATAACCCTGCTCGAGAAAATCAACGCGCTCGAAAACTACTTCACAACCTCCTCCTGCTCGGGCAGGATTTCGGTCATGGAGATGCCCCACTTCGGCGACAAGGTTAATTCCGTCTGGCTCGGCAAGTGGCACAGGGAAGTTACCGTCGAGGAGGTTCTTGAGGCCATCGGAAGGCACGAGAAGGGTCAGCTCTGGTTCCTCGTGAGGAGCCCTATTCTTCACGTCGGGGCGAGAACGCTCGATGATGCCGTTAAACTGCTGAACCTCGCCATCGGGCTGGGCTTCAAGTACAGCAACATCAAGAGCGTGAGCCATAAGAAGCTCCTCGTCGAGATTCGCTCCACCGAGAGGATGGACGTCCCGCTCGGCGCGGACGGAAGGTTATGGGTGAGCGAGGACTACATCGAGAGAATCGTGGGCATAGCGAACGACCAGCTGAGACGCTTCAAGGGAAAGCTGAAGAGGCTGGAGGAAGAGGCTGAGAAGATAGAAAACACCCACCAGCTCCTTTAA
- a CDS encoding DUF1464 family protein, whose product MRAVGVDPGTKSFDVIGLEDGKIKLDLTFPSEVVAEDPGKIVEAIEDFNAEVIIGPSGYGVPLKHISQLTDRDRFEMTLVREEEMKEIPVLLGLQEMVDQMAQKGMNVWFIPGVIHLPTVPEWRKYNKVDMGTADKMAITVLGIYDQAKRLGIDYGDVSFVLLEVGFGYNYAGAVKGGKIVDGIGGTIFPGPAYVNSGALDSEVAYLMGRIKKQHLFWGGATVIAANEILPPEEFTKRLDEEPFSRAWEAMKDGFIKAVAGELAVVGNAQEIILSGRLMRMDELRKDVKDTFEELFDLPVVRLRGLEGKAKEAAQGSAIIGDGLAGGQFKELVEHVEIKKSRGSILEYVKLPIDV is encoded by the coding sequence GTGAGGGCTGTTGGGGTTGACCCTGGAACCAAGAGCTTCGATGTTATAGGCCTTGAGGACGGAAAGATAAAGCTCGATTTAACGTTTCCGAGCGAGGTCGTTGCCGAAGACCCGGGGAAAATAGTTGAGGCCATAGAGGACTTCAACGCCGAGGTCATAATCGGGCCCTCCGGCTATGGAGTCCCACTGAAGCATATAAGCCAGCTTACGGACAGAGACCGCTTCGAGATGACACTCGTGAGAGAGGAGGAAATGAAGGAGATCCCCGTTCTCCTTGGATTGCAGGAAATGGTCGACCAGATGGCACAGAAGGGCATGAACGTCTGGTTCATTCCGGGCGTTATTCACCTTCCAACGGTTCCGGAGTGGAGGAAATACAATAAGGTGGACATGGGAACGGCCGATAAAATGGCGATAACCGTGCTCGGCATCTACGACCAAGCGAAGAGGCTCGGGATTGATTACGGCGATGTCTCCTTCGTCCTTCTGGAGGTGGGCTTCGGCTACAACTATGCGGGAGCTGTGAAGGGAGGAAAAATCGTTGATGGCATCGGCGGGACTATATTCCCGGGCCCTGCTTATGTAAACAGCGGTGCCCTTGACAGCGAGGTGGCATACCTTATGGGAAGGATAAAGAAGCAGCACCTCTTCTGGGGTGGAGCAACTGTAATAGCGGCCAACGAGATACTACCGCCCGAAGAGTTTACAAAGCGCCTCGACGAGGAGCCCTTCTCAAGGGCCTGGGAGGCCATGAAGGACGGCTTCATTAAGGCTGTGGCGGGGGAACTTGCCGTCGTTGGAAATGCCCAGGAGATAATCCTCTCCGGCCGGCTGATGCGCATGGACGAGCTGAGGAAGGACGTGAAGGATACCTTCGAGGAGCTCTTTGACCTTCCCGTCGTCAGACTGAGGGGTCTTGAGGGCAAGGCTAAAGAGGCCGCCCAGGGGAGTGCCATAATCGGCGACGGCCTCGCTGGAGGGCAGTTTAAGGAACTCGTGGAGCACGTGGAGATAAAGAAGAGCCGCGGAAGCATCCTCGAGTACGTAAAGCTCCCGATTGATGTTTAA